From Chloroflexota bacterium, one genomic window encodes:
- a CDS encoding electron transfer flavoprotein subunit alpha/FixB family protein, with protein MMSILVFIEQFKGTAAPVSWEVLGKARELADQSGKPLAAVVIGDSVESVAQEAITFGADIVHLVEDASLASYRVDPYAAVVEDLVQSYDPTIVLFAATARGRDLAAVVACDLEAGIAADCIDLALDDGKLVATRTVYAGNMLTTVHFDTPVQVASVRARVFPSPQADPARSGTIKRSGAVLPASDLREEIIGFEEVSTGEVSLTEANIIVSGGRGVARDPETGFAMIRELADTIGGAMGASRAAVDAGYIAYARQVGQTGKMVRPDLYIACGISGAIQHLAGMSDSKVIVAINKDADAPIFSVAGYGIVGDLFEVVPALTLEMKKRLA; from the coding sequence ATGATGAGCATTCTGGTTTTCATTGAACAATTCAAGGGTACGGCTGCGCCGGTATCATGGGAAGTCTTGGGCAAGGCCCGGGAACTGGCCGACCAGTCGGGTAAACCGTTGGCCGCAGTCGTTATCGGCGACTCGGTCGAATCGGTCGCGCAAGAGGCAATTACCTTTGGCGCCGACATCGTACATCTGGTGGAGGATGCCTCCCTGGCAAGTTATCGGGTGGATCCCTATGCCGCGGTTGTCGAAGACCTGGTCCAGAGCTACGATCCAACCATCGTTCTATTTGCAGCGACTGCGCGCGGCCGCGATCTGGCAGCCGTCGTGGCGTGTGATCTCGAGGCGGGTATCGCGGCGGACTGTATCGATCTGGCTCTCGACGATGGCAAGCTCGTGGCCACACGAACCGTTTATGCGGGAAACATGTTGACGACCGTGCACTTCGATACGCCGGTTCAGGTGGCTAGCGTGCGGGCCAGGGTCTTTCCAAGCCCGCAAGCCGATCCTGCTCGCTCCGGTACGATCAAACGCTCGGGCGCCGTGTTGCCGGCGAGCGACCTGCGCGAGGAGATCATCGGTTTTGAAGAAGTATCCACGGGTGAGGTAAGCCTGACAGAGGCCAATATCATCGTAAGCGGAGGCCGCGGGGTTGCCAGGGACCCGGAGACGGGCTTTGCCATGATAAGAGAATTAGCGGATACCATAGGTGGCGCAATGGGTGCCAGCCGGGCTGCTGTGGATGCCGGTTACATTGCCTACGCACGTCAAGTCGGACAGACTGGGAAGATGGTACGGCCCGACCTGTATATCGCCTGCGGGATCAGCGGTGCGATTCAACACCTGGCTGGCATGAGCGACTCCAAGGTGATCGTGGCGATCAACAAGGATGCCGATGCCCCAATCTTTTCAGTGGCAGGCTACGGCATCGTCGGTGATCTGTTTGAGGTTGTGCCGGCGTTGACGCTTGAGATGAAGAAACGCCTGGCCTGA